The following proteins come from a genomic window of Nicotiana tomentosiformis chromosome 12, ASM39032v3, whole genome shotgun sequence:
- the LOC138902921 gene encoding uncharacterized protein — protein sequence MSFGLKNVGATYMRAMTTVFHDMIHKEIEVYSLKLNLAKCLFGVPVGKLLGFTVSREGIELDLSKIKSIQELPPPKSKKDVMSFLGRLNYISHFIAQSTIAQKLRHYLSAYTMYLISQLDPLMYFFQKPMPTGNLAKWQILLNEFDIVHITHKAIKGKPLADHLTENPVDGDYEQLTTYFPDEEVLFAGEDIAESYLGWRMFFDGAKYFKGVGIGVVLISKSGQHYPSSAKIRFLCTNNMAEYEACILGIRMAVDMNSKELSVIGDSDLLIHQVQGKWSTKNIKILSYMHCVKAL from the exons ATGTCGTTCGGTCTCAAGAACGTCggcgccacctacatgagggccatgacaaccgtctttcatgacatgattcataaggagattgaagt gtacagtttgaagttgaaccTAGCAAAGTGTTTGTTCGGAGTCCCCGTTGGAAAACTATTGGGTTTTACTGTAAGCAGGGAAGGGATAGAATTGGACCTATCAAAAATCAAGTCCATCCAGGAATTACCACCACCAAAGAGCAAGAAAGATGTCATGAGTTTCCTAggaagattgaattacatcagtcaTTTTATAGCCCAGTCCACG ATTGCTCAGAAGCTAAGACATTACCTGTCGGCATACACTATGTATCTGATATCTCAGCTCGACCCGCTCATGTACTTTTTTCAGAAGCCAATGCCTACCGGAAATCTAGCTAAATGGCAAATTCTTCTCAATGAATTTGACATTGTGCACATAACTCATAAGGCTATCAAAGGGAAACCTTTAGCCGACCACCTCACCGAAAATCCAGTAGATGGGGATTACGAACAACTTACcacgtattttcccgatgaagaagTACTATTTGCCGGGGAGGATATTGCAGAATCATACCttggatggagaatgttttttgaTGGAGCAAAATACTTCAAAGGAGTCGGGATTGGGGTAGTCCTGATTTCGAAATCTGGACAACACTATCCATCAtcggcaaagataagattcctatgtaccaataatatggctgaatacgaGGCGTGCATCCTTGGAATTAGAATGGCAGTCGACATGAACAGCAAAGAACTTTCAGTCATAGGAGATTCCGATTTattgatacaccaagtccaaggAAAATGGTCCACCAAGAATATCAAGATATTGTCGTACATGCACTGCGTGAAGGCGCTGTGA
- the LOC117279011 gene encoding uncharacterized protein: protein MALKRLPAEVEIPSLRVIQEEKLDNAEWIRVRQEQLMLIDEKRMDAMYHGQLYQNRMASAFNKRVKPRQFTPGQLVLKKIAPHQEEAKGMFAPNWQGPYVVHRALSGGALILEEMDGKVSTKPINLDTIKIYYA, encoded by the coding sequence atggcacTGAAGCGGTTACCCGCAGAAGTTGAGATACCGTCATTAAGAGTCATtcaagaagaaaaattggataaTGCAGAGTGGATACGTGTCAGGCAGgaacaactcatgctcattgacgaGAAAAGAATGGATGCAATGTACCACGGACAGCTATATCAGAACAggatggccagtgcatttaacaaaagagtgaagcctcgccaattcacaccggggcagttggttCTGAAGAAAATCGCTCcccatcaagaagaagccaaagggATGTTTGCACCaaactggcaaggtccttacgtggttcacCGAGCATTGTCTGGCGGAGCTCTAATCTTGGAAGAAATGGATGGAAAAGTCAGCACAAAGCCTATCAACTTAGACACAATCAAGATATATTATGCCTGA